CGCGCCGGAGGATGAACACCGCGTCCAGCTGGTCGGGGCGGAACAGCTTGTCCTCGCGCCGCGTGCCCGAGGCCGGGATGTCGATCGCCGGGAAGAGGCGCTGCTCCGCGAGCGACCGGTCCAGCTTGATCTCGCAGTTGCCCGTCCCCTTGAACTCCTCGAAGATCACGTCGTCCATCCGCGACCCCGTCTCGACGAGCGCGGTGCCGATGATCGTCAGCGACCCGCCGCCGTGCGACGCCGCCACCGCGCGCGCCGACCCGAAGAACGCCTTCGGCGTCTGCATCGCGTTGGCATCGAGGCCGCCCGAGAGCGTCCGGCCGACGCCGCGCGCCGCGTTGAACGCGCGCGCCATGCGCGTGATCGAGTCGAGCACGATCACCACGTCCTTGTTCTGCTCCACCAGGCGGCGCGAGCGCTCCATCACCATCTCCACCACCTCGCGGTGGCGCTCGGCCGGCATGTCGAAGCTCGACGCCACGACCTCGCCGTAGCCGACCTGCACCATCTCGCTGACCTCCTCGGGGCGCTCGTCGACGAGCAGCACCAGGAGCACCGCGTTCGGGTGGTTGACCGCCACGCCCTCGACGATCGCCTGCAGCAGCATCGTCTTGCCGGAGCGGGCGGGCGCCACGATCAGCGCGCGCTGCCCGAAGCCGATCGGGGCGATCAGGTCCACCACGCGGCGCGTCAGCTCGGGGCCGCCCTTGGCCGGCTTGCCCGTCTCCAGCTTCAGCTTGCGCTCGGGGTAGGTCGCCAGCAGCGCCTGGAAGTCGGGACGCTTGACCTCGGGCGTCGGCTCCAGCCCGTTCAGCGTCTGGATGTCGGTGACGACGGTGCGGCCGCGGTGGTCGCGCCCCGCCATCGCCGTCACGGCGTCGCCCTTCCGCAGCGTGTACTGCCGCACGAGGTGCGTGGGGACGAACGGGTCGTTCGGCGCGGGCAGGTAGCTGTTCGCCGCCTGGCGCACGAAGCCCCCCTCGCGGCCCAGGTCCATCCAGCCGGAGACCTCGGTGTCGGCGACGACCTGCGACGGCGCGGGCCGGTCGTTCGCGAAGTCGTTGCGGTTGCGCCCGCGCTGGCGCTGGCGCCGGCCGCGGCCGCGGAACTCGTCGCGGTCGCGTGGGCCGCCCTGGCCCGGCGGCGCGTAGCCGTTGCTCGCCGCCGCGTCGCGCGGCCCGTCACGGAACCCCTCGCGGTGCCCGTCGCGCTGGTTGGGCCGCTGTCCGTCGCGCGCGCCGTCGCGCCCGTGCTGGAACTGGCCGCCCTGCGGTCCGGGCCCGCCGGGCTGTCCGCCCTGGCCGCCGCGGCGGCGGCGCCGGCCGCGGCTGCGGAACTCGCGGCCGCTCTCCCCCTCGCGGCGCGCGCCGCTGTCGCGGTCGAACTCGCGGCCGCCCTCACGCGCGCCGTCGCGCGCCGGCGCGGCCTCGTCGCGCGGCTCGCGCACCTCGCGCGGCTCCTCGCGCACCGACTCGCGCGGTGGAGCACTCTCACGGGCGCTCTCTCGCGGCGCGTCGCCGCCGAAGCTCGCCACGCCCTCCACCACCACGTCGCCCGTCGGGTCCGCGCCCGCCGATCCCGTGCGCGGCACGCGCGGCGTCCGCGGGGTGCGCGCCCGGCGCGCGGGGCGCTCCGGGGCCTCGCTGCCGTCGCCGCCGCTCGCCGCGCCAGCCGCCGACTCGGCCGGCGCCGCAGCCGTGGGGGCGGGGGACTCGGCCGCCGCGGCCGCGGCGCGCGTGGTGCGGGGGCGCCGCCGCACGGGCTCGCGCGCCTCGCCGGCGTCGCCCGACGCCGTCGCGGTGCCGGTGGACCGGCCGCCGGCGCTGTCGTCGCGGTAGGGGTTGAGCTCCCCGGCGTCCGCCGACGGGGAATCGGCCGGACCCTGCCCCCGGCTACGCCGAGTGGGGCGACGAGGTTCGTTCATGCAGCGCGAGGTGTGAGAGGTGGGGCCCCGCATGCGCGGCCGCGCGGCGCTCGCCGGCGGTCACGACAACGGGTTCGCCGCGCGATGCGCGGCGGTGCGGCCGCTCGGCGCGAGCGTCCGGATGACCGGGCGGCGCGCCGCGCCGGAAGGGCGCGCGTCGGCGACGCACGGTGTGCGACTCGGGGGGTCGGCGGCCGGGCCGCCGGACAGTCCAACCGTCGGCGCGGACCGGACGCGCGAGGCGTCGGGTCGGGCCGGACGTCGTCGGCCGTCGCCCGGCGCCGCGTGCCGGACGTACGGACACGATGCGGGTGCGGCGGGCCCTGCGTGCCGCGGGCGACACTCGGAGCGCGGACGAAGCACGCGCGTTCCGGTCACCGAGTGGCGTGTGCGCGAGCGGGGCGAGCCGAGCGAGGAAGGCGTCGCACCCGACGCGGGGCCGGACCGCTGCGGTCCGCCCTGCCCGTGGCCCTACGAATGTGGGCAGTGGTCGGACGCCGCGCAACCCGCGCGCACCCCTCCGCGCGCGGTCGTGACGTCCGGGTCCCCGCCGGTGACGCTCTGCCAGTCGCGTGCCCGGCGCGCCCCGAGCCTCGCTAGCTTCCGCGCATGCCCCACACGTCGCACACCCTCGATCTCTCCGCCGCCGTCGCGGACGCGGTCGCGCGCTACGAGGCGCAGGCCGACGTCGTCGCGCTGCACACGCGGCTCGCCGAGCTGGCCGACGGCGCCGATGCCGACGCGCTGATCGCCGCCGCGGCGCCCTACGCCCAGATCCCCGAGGTGGCCGGCCCGCTCTACGAGCGCGTCGTCCAGCAGCGCCCGCACGACGCGCGCGCCCTCGTCGTCCTCGCCAACGCCTACTGGCTGCACGGCCGCGGCCCCGACGTCGTCGGCGAGCTGGCCACGCGCGCCATCGCCGCCGACCCCACCAACCGCGGCGCCTGGCACCTCTGGGCGCTCGCCGAGTCCGACCCGCGCCAGCGCACCGCGCGCTGGCACCAGGTCACCAAGCGCTTCCCGCAG
This Roseisolibacter agri DNA region includes the following protein-coding sequences:
- the rho gene encoding transcription termination factor Rho, which encodes MPRTGSAGADPTGDVVVEGVASFGGDAPRESARESAPPRESVREEPREVREPRDEAAPARDGAREGGREFDRDSGARREGESGREFRSRGRRRRRGGQGGQPGGPGPQGGQFQHGRDGARDGQRPNQRDGHREGFRDGPRDAAASNGYAPPGQGGPRDRDEFRGRGRRQRQRGRNRNDFANDRPAPSQVVADTEVSGWMDLGREGGFVRQAANSYLPAPNDPFVPTHLVRQYTLRKGDAVTAMAGRDHRGRTVVTDIQTLNGLEPTPEVKRPDFQALLATYPERKLKLETGKPAKGGPELTRRVVDLIAPIGFGQRALIVAPARSGKTMLLQAIVEGVAVNHPNAVLLVLLVDERPEEVSEMVQVGYGEVVASSFDMPAERHREVVEMVMERSRRLVEQNKDVVIVLDSITRMARAFNAARGVGRTLSGGLDANAMQTPKAFFGSARAVAASHGGGSLTIIGTALVETGSRMDDVIFEEFKGTGNCEIKLDRSLAEQRLFPAIDIPASGTRREDKLFRPDQLDAVFILRRGLQQMPSSAAISWLTKRIGNTKDNDVLLATLKDA